The Deinococcus malanensis DNA window CGGTGTCGGCCGCGGGCAGGCCACAGGCGTCGCCGGCCTTGCACTGCACCCCTGGCGTGCGCAGGTGCACGATCATGCGGTCGGGCCGCGTTTCAAGGTGAGTGACGTGGTACTGCATGGCAGGATTGACGCTGTTGCCGTACTCGAAGCGCACTTCAGCTTCCTCGCGGACGGGAATATGCCTGACCACGCGGTCATAGATGGCCAGGAACTTGCGGTTGGTCATGAACCCCGCCCGCGCTTCCTCGGCACTGCCATCCATCAGCTGGATGACCGTTTCACGCCAGGTGCTGGCCTTCCCGCCGCAGTCCATTGCCTCGATGGTCACCGCCTTGACCTCGGTCACGTGGTAGCCGGCTGGCACAAGGACTTCGCCGTGCAGATGGAATTCCAGGGGTCGTTGGGGAAGGGTACGGAGCTGGCCGATCAGCGCGGCGGTGGTGGTCTGGTCGGTCAGGCCGGGAATTGTCTGGGTCATAGCAGAGCTCCTTTAGCAGGTCGGGCAGGGTACCGAAGAAGAGGGAAGGGCCGGGAGTCGAAACAGGCGGCGCAGGTTCCAGCGCACGGGACCGCAGGCCTGCCGGGCAAGAGCCTCTTTCTGCGCTTCCTGGCGAAGCTGGTGGAGCCGGGCGAGGGAAGTTTCCATGAGCCAGAGGGTGTTCATACGGACTCCTTTTGAAGCGTGCGGCCTACGAGGCCTGGGCCGGAGGACGGGCGCTGGCCGTGCAGCTGGGAGCCTGCGCCGCCTGGTTGGCCAGCCCGTCCAGGAGGGACCGGACGGTTCCGAGGCCCTGCAGGCTGAGGGTGTAATGGGTCCAGCGGCCCCGCTTCTCGGCAGTGACCAGCCCGGCATCAACAAGCAGCCGCATGTGGTGGCTCACAGTGGGCTGCGCGAGTCCCAGATGGTCGACCAGATCGCATGCGCAGACACTCTCGCCGTTCTGGCAGCAGCC harbors:
- a CDS encoding DUF6428 family protein, giving the protein MTQTIPGLTDQTTTAALIGQLRTLPQRPLEFHLHGEVLVPAGYHVTEVKAVTIEAMDCGGKASTWRETVIQLMDGSAEEARAGFMTNRKFLAIYDRVVRHIPVREEAEVRFEYGNSVNPAMQYHVTHLETRPDRMIVHLRTPGVQCKAGDACGLPAADTAADCTPESGCCTPQAPISLG
- a CDS encoding ArsR/SmtB family transcription factor, with the translated sequence MDFDTNAEVFKALADPHRLKALHFLATATPGCCQNGESVCACDLVDHLGLAQPTVSHHMRLLVDAGLVTAEKRGRWTHYTLSLQGLGTVRSLLDGLANQAAQAPSCTASARPPAQAS